In Aspergillus luchuensis IFO 4308 DNA, chromosome 1, nearly complete sequence, the following are encoded in one genomic region:
- a CDS encoding non-ribosomal peptide synthetase (COG:I;~EggNog:ENOG410QDSG;~InterPro:IPR000873,IPR009081,IPR036736,IPR029058, IPR001031,IPR020806,IPR042099;~PFAM:PF00501,PF00550,PF00975;~SMCOG1002:AMP-dependent synthetase and ligase;~antiSMASH:Cluster_1.13;~go_function: GO:0016788 - hydrolase activity, acting on ester bonds [Evidence IEA];~go_function: GO:0031177 - phosphopantetheine binding [Evidence IEA];~go_process: GO:0009058 - biosynthetic process [Evidence IEA]), producing MLTSGSTGLPKAVSLTHNQILASLQGKSQSLRVDDTGHSFLNWIRLDHVGSLIEIHLHALFVEHDQVHIPPDEIVSRPALFLDLISRHRVVRTFAPNFFLAEVGRYLEASRGEDGPHFDLKCLRYIVSGGEAVVVGTGAKVSRLLAQHGAPENVIVPGFGMTETCAGCIYNLEFPAHDTCNNNEFASLGRCVTGVEARIVSIATDSILACPGEVGHLELKGPLVFSGYYNNHTATNEAFSPDGWFRTGDTGYIDTDGRINLSGRTKELITVNGVKYVPQQLEAAIEDANIPGIVSDCVICFPFRPRGADTERPCVIYQHSYCVRDAKARYETMTAITHRITMITNVRPYILPLQSIKRTSLGKLPRSNLQREVASGQYKMEEATNSDMIKRYRQSISRPPGSPTEQAIVDELAELLSLPQEDIGIDTDLFELGLTSLTLIRLQHGLQSRLSLNEPIPLATMMAHNTVRGLSETCQHHHQYVPAVKLQPNGDKTPLWLVHPAAGEALIFINMAKLITDRPVFAFRARGFHHKEPYFTSIDECIRTYHSAMKKLQPNGPYAILGYSYGTMLAFELAKYLEKEGDQVQYLAGLNRPPYVSPILKKVTWTDCLFNISYFLGLLSRDSYRTLLTELSGLPKQEALARVIEEVDPAQLLALGLDKGSLEQWINVTFSLQEIGRDYEPNGVVNAHMDVFHCTPLEFLNVTPEEWKKRLAAWDNFSTKKINLSHVPGDHANVLGPDHVQVFVKRLSEAMALQGL from the coding sequence ATGCTCACATCTGGAAGTACTGGTCTACCAAAAGCTGTGTCCCTAACGCATAATCAGATCTTGGCTTCCCTTCAAGGCAAAAGCCAGTCCTTACGCGTTGATGATACTGGCCACTCATTTTTGAATTGGATTCGCCTTGACCACGTCGGTAGTCTAATCGAGATTCATCTCCATGCTCTATTTGTCGAGCACGATCAGGTTCACATCCCGCCTGACGAGATCGTTTCTCGCCCAGCCTTGTTCCTCGATCTCATAAGTCGACATCGGGTGGTTAGAACATTCGCACCCAATTTCTTCCTCGCTGAGGTTGGCCGCTATTTGGAAGCTtcccgaggagaagatggaccTCACTTCGACTTGAAATGTCTGCGATACATCGTGTCTGGCGGGGAGGCTGTCGTTGTCGGTACCGGTGCCAAAGTGTCGCGATTGCTGGCCCAGCACGGCGCACCTGAAAATGTCATCGTCCCTGGATTCGGCATGACTGAGACTTGTGCAGGGTGTATCTATAATCTGGAGTTTCCTGCACATGACACTTGTAACAACAACGAATTTGCTTCTTTAGGCAGATGTGTTACCGGCGTTGAGGCACGAATCGTCTCCATAGCGACGGATAGCATTCTCGCGTGTCCAGGAGAAGTAGGGCACTTGGAACTCAAAGGCCCGCTTGTATTTTCTGGTTATTACAACAATCATACAGCCACCAACGAGGCTTTCAGTCCAGATGGCTGGTTTCGAACCGGGGATACAGGTTACATAGACACAGATGGCAGAATCAATCTGTCCGGCAGGACGAAAGAATTGATCACTGTCAACGGCGTCAAATACGTTCCGCAGCAGTTAGAAGCCGCTATAGAGGACGCAAACATACCGGGGATTGTTTCCGACTGTGTGATCTGCTTTCCATTCCGTCCCAGGGGTGCAGACACAGAGAGACCTTGCGTCATCTACCAGCATAGCTACTGCGTTAGAGATGCCAAAGCTAGGTATGAGACGATGACTGCGATAACGCACCGCATTACAATGATAACAAATGTGCGCCCGTATATTCTGCCTCTACAAAGTATAAAACGCACATCCCTGGGGAAGCTTCCTCGTTCTAACCTGCAGCGGGAAGTTGCAAGTGGCCAGTACAAAATGGAAGAAGCTACCAACAGTGACATGATCAAGAGATATCGACAATCGATATCCAGACCACCCGGGTCCCCAACCGAGCAAGCAATCGTGGATGAGTTAGCAGAGCTTCTATCCCTACCTCAAGAAGATATCGGGATCGACACCGACCTTTTCGAGCTTGGCCTTACCTCGTTAACGCTTATCCGGCTTCAACATGGTCTGCAATCGAGACTGTCACTAAATGAGCCAATTCCCCTCGCCACGATGATGGCCCACAACACCGTCCGTGGTTTATCTGAAACatgccaacaccatcaccaataCGTCCCAGCTGTCAAGCTCCAGCCCAACGGCGACAAAACACCTCTATGGCTTGTACACCCCGCCGCAGGCGAAGCTCTCATATTCATCAACATGGCCAAGCTCATCACAGACAGACCCGTGTTCGCATTCCGCGCCCGCGGATTCCACCACAAGGAGCCATACTTCACCAGCATCGACGAATGCATCCGCACCTACCACTCCGCCATGAAGAAGCTCCAACCGAACGGCCCTTACGCTATACTTGGATACTCCTACGGAACGATGCTAGCATTCGAACTTGCGAAGTACCTCGAGAAAGAAGGCGATCAAGTTCAATACCTAGCCGGTCTTAACCGCCCTCCATATGTCAGTCCAATCCTGAAGAAAGTTACATGGACCGACTGCCTGTTTAACATTTCTTACTTTCTCGGCCTTCTTTCTCGGGACTCATACCGGACTCTCCTCACGGAGCTCTCCGGACTCCCCAAGCAAGAAGCTTTGGCCAGAGTAATCGAGGAAGTGGATCCTGCTCAGCTCCTCGCGCTGGGTTTGGATAAAGGCAGCTTAGAGCAGTGGATTAACGTTACCTTCAGCTTACAGGAGATAGGAAGAGATTATGAGCCGAATGGAGTCGTCAACGCTCATATGGATGTCTTTCATTGCACTCCGCTGGAATTCTTGAATGTTACACCTGAAGAGTGGAAGAAACGTCTAGCTGCTTGGGATAACTTTTCCAcaaagaaaattaatttgAGCCATGTGCCAGGTGACCATGCTAATGTTTTGGGACCCGACCATGTTCAGGTGTTTGTGAAGAGGTTGAGTGAAGCAATGGCGTTGCAGGGTCTTTAG
- a CDS encoding uncharacterized protein (COG:I;~EggNog:ENOG410PFKD;~InterPro:IPR023606,IPR003673;~PFAM:PF02515;~SMCOG1189:L-carnitine dehydratase/bile acid-inducible;~antiSMASH:Cluster_1.13;~go_function: GO:0008410 - CoA-transferase activity [Evidence IEA]) — protein MYRTKNDNEFFHLHGSLNPTPTLNMIGLDSHCTDLTNYDEIINTIQSQVQKFSAAELETLNETYRQAGVTVYEYEEFKNTPHGRTSIQEPWWKVIRLPGETPPALFNPSESPRILKGIKVLELCCVIAGPVIGRTLAEYGADVLKITSPTVPDVPFFQVDNNMGKCAVELDLKTDEGRRQFEALLADADVVIDGYRPGALQKLGYSPESMAAMAEKRGKGIVYIDETCFGHEGEWCHRPGWQQIADCLTGFARCHGRFLGRVEPMVSPLPIADSGAGCMGAIAALTGLYNRARHGGSYIGQVSLMHFNLLLYASGKYPESVESQLQKSFAPAFSKVRFCDSVGRSSVLALEVMRERFPYLFVEASPEDRRKNLTEVWYSHHYGADVEVVRPVAEIEGVVNRFSRATRPNGADASPSWDFPEEQGSRKL, from the exons ATGTATCGGACCAAGAACGATAACGAGTTCTTCCATCTGCATGGCTCTTTGAACCCCACTCCCACTCTGAATATGATCGGTCTTGACAGCCACTGCACGGATCTCACTAACTACGATGAGATCATAAACACTATCCAAAGCCAAGTACAAAAGTTCTCCGCAGCTGAGCTAGAGACTCTCAATGAGACTTATCGGCAAGCAGGGGTAACAGTGTATGAGTATGAGGAATTCAAAAACACCCCTCAT GGTAGAACGAGCATTCAGGAACCATGGTGGAAGGTCATCCGCCTGCCAGGGGAGACACCTCCAGCGTTGTTCAACCCTAGTGAAAGTCCTAGGATACTCAAAGGCATCAAGGTCTTGGAGCTCTGCTGTGTCATTGCAGGACCCGTCATCGGTCGTACATTAGCCGAATATGGAGCGGATGTCTTGAAGATTACATCACCAACGGTGCCTGACGTACCATTTTTTCAGGTCGACAATAACATGGGCAAGTGCGCTGTGGAATTAGATCTCAAAACTGACGAGGGCCGCCGCCAGTTCGAAGCCCTTCTCGCTGATGCTGACGTGGTCATCGATGGTTACCGCCCTGGTGCCCTTCAAAAACTTGGATACAGTCCAGAAAGTATGGCCGCTATGGCAGAAAAGCGTGGAAAAGGCATCGTCTACATAGACGAAACCTGCTTTGGGCACGAAGGCGAGTGGTGCCATCGCCCAGGATGGCAACAGATAGCAGACTGC CTTACCGGATTTGCAAGGTGCCATGGAAGGTTCCTCGGCCGTGTGGAACCCATGGTATCCCCGTTGCCTATAGCAGACTCTGGCGCCGGTTGTATGGGCGCCATCGCTGCCTTGACTGGTCTTTACAATAGGGCTCGACATGGGGGCTCGTATATTGGCCAAGTTTCCTTGATGCACTTTAACTTACTGCTCTACGCTTCCGGAAAGTATCCTGAGTCAGTGGAGTCGCAGCTGCAAAAATCTTTTGCTCCTGCATTCTCCAAGGTACGCTTCTGCGATAGCGTTGGGCGCAGTTCTGTCTTGGCATTAGAGGTCATGAGGGAACGATTTCCATACCTCTTTGTAGAGGCATCTCCTGAAGATCGCCGGAAGAATCTGACTGAGGTATGGTACTCCCATCACTACGGTGCAGATGTGGAGGTTGTGCGACCTGTGGCTGAGATTGAGGGAGTCGTGAACCGTTTTTCTCGTGCAACGCGACCAAACGGTGCAGATGCATCTCCATCCTGGGATTTCCCTGAAGAACAGGGTTCCCGGAAGCTTTAG
- a CDS encoding pyridoxal phosphate-dependent aminotransferase (BUSCO:EOG09262DKA;~COG:E;~EggNog:ENOG410PVV7;~InterPro:IPR004839,IPR015424,IPR015421,IPR015422;~PFAM:PF00155;~SMCOG1019:aminotransferase;~antiSMASH:Cluster_1.13;~go_function: GO:0003824 - catalytic activity [Evidence IEA];~go_function: GO:0030170 - pyridoxal phosphate binding [Evidence IEA];~go_process: GO:0009058 - biosynthetic process [Evidence IEA]) — translation MNAQSNTKAFDPPAPRVPSDRLDVWSIVNEAAAVSPIQPIVNLGQGFFGFNPPQFAIDAAKEALNRVDCNQCAPTKGRPSLRKAIASAYSNHLERPIDEGSEVVITSGANEAFICPGDEVVTFEPFFDQYRSGIELAGGIPRYVPLHPPKDSNRTISSASEWTVDFEELEKAINKNTKMIILNTPHNPVGKVFTEPELQRIGDICLKHDLLILSDEVYDHLYYVPFTRIATLSPDLYNHTLTVASAGKAFHATGWRIGYLIGPQPLIKNVSAIHTRICYSSVSPLQEAVAVAFEKADENGFWEHSRQEMKGKLRLFCEVFEALGLPYTEPEGGYFVLVNLSRVQIPSDYSFPAHIEQRRRDFKLCWFLIQEIGVAAIPPSEFYSDDHAHIGEDFLRFAFCKEDEVLEMGKQRLLKLKRYIV, via the exons ATGAACGCGCAAAGTAATACCAAGGCCTTTGATCCTCCAGCGCCAAGAGTGCCCTCTGACAGGCTGGATGTTTG GTCAATTGTCAACGAAGCAGCCGCCGTATCTCCAATCCAACCAATCGTGAACCTAGGACAAGGCTTCTT TGGCTTTAATCCGCCTCAATTTGCTATAGATGCAGCCAAGGAAGCCCTCAATCGGGTTGATTGCAATCAGTGTGCTCCAACGAAG GGCCGCCCAAGTCTGAGAAAGGCTATCGCGTCTGCTTATTCGAATCATCTCGAGAGACCGATCGATGAGGGCAGTGAGGTGGTCATTACTTCGGGTGCGAATGAAG CCTTCATTTGTCCCGGTGATGAAGTCGTTACATTCGAACCCTTCTTTGACCA ATATAGAAGTGGAATTGAATTGGCAGGTGGTATTCCTCGCTACGTgcctcttcaccctccaaAGGACAGCAACAGGACAATATCAAGTGCCTCCGAATGGACCGTTGACTTTGAAGAGCTCGAGAAAGCCATCAACAAAAATACGAAGATGATT ATCCTTAACACACC TCACAATCCCGTCGGAAAAGTCTTCACAGAACCAGAACTCCAGCGCATCGGCGACATCTGCTTGAAGCAtgacctcctcatcctctccgacgAGGTCTACGACCACCTTTATTATGTCCCCTTCACGCGGATCGCAACCCTCTCTCCTGATCTCTACAACCACACACTAACCGTCGCATCCGCCGGTAAAGCCTTCCACGCCACAGGCTGGCGAATCGGGTACCTGATCGGTCCCCAGCCGCTCATCAAAAATGTTTCCGCGATACACACTCGCATTTGCTATAGCAGTGTATCTCCATTACAAGAAGCAGTGGCGGTTGCTTTTGAGAAGGCAGACGAAAACGGCTTCTGGGAGCATAGCCGGCAGGAAATGAAGGGTAAACTGAGGTTGTTCTGTGAGGTTTTTGAAGCTCTAGGATTACCT TACACCGAACCCGAAGGCGGATACTTCGTCCTGGTGAACTTATCCCGGGTACAGATTCCCAGCGATTATTCCTTCCCAGCACATATTGAACAACGAAGGAGGGATTTCAAGCTTTGCTGGTTCTTGATCCAGGAGATCGGCGTAGCTGCTATCCCGCCGTCGGAGTTTTATAGTGATGATCATGCGCATATAGGTGAGGATTTTCTTCGGTTTGCGTTTTgcaaggaagatgaggtgtTGGAAATGGGCAAGCAGCGGTTGCTTAAGTTGAAGAGGTATATTGTTTGA